In Halalkalibaculum roseum, a single window of DNA contains:
- a CDS encoding amidohydrolase, with the protein MIIEKIKLFRKELHRFPELSGQETETAGRIKKFIEKHHYTKIIENIGGNGLAVIYEFSNSGPTIVIRCELDALPIEEVNDFEHRSLNNGIAHKCGHDGHMAIVAGLVFWLKQQDFKKGKVILLFQPAEETGAGAPDVLNDDRFIEIHPDFIFALHNIPCQPLHSIITLNDNFSSTVQSVSIHLKGKESHSAEPEHGVNPALCIAELIQKFDKLNINDPAKEDFRLCVPIYSKMGVKSYGISAGFGEIHYTLRTKSIEKMERLKQDLDGILLEVCSKYKLPQTVKWFDYFPAVVNDGYCNQVIMDTAKACNYEVIEKSSAFKFGEDFGWFSEKYKAAMFGIGAGLESPALHQANYDFPDEIIETGMTMFNGIIKRVLTQ; encoded by the coding sequence ATGATCATCGAAAAAATAAAATTGTTCAGAAAAGAACTCCATAGATTTCCTGAGCTGTCGGGGCAAGAGACAGAAACAGCTGGACGGATTAAGAAATTCATTGAAAAACACCATTATACCAAAATCATTGAAAATATTGGAGGAAATGGATTAGCGGTTATTTATGAGTTTTCAAATAGCGGTCCCACTATTGTAATCCGCTGCGAATTGGATGCACTTCCCATTGAAGAAGTAAATGATTTTGAGCACCGTTCTTTAAACAATGGTATAGCCCACAAATGTGGCCACGATGGTCATATGGCCATTGTGGCTGGACTGGTCTTTTGGTTAAAACAACAGGATTTTAAGAAAGGAAAAGTGATCTTACTTTTTCAACCCGCTGAAGAAACAGGTGCCGGTGCACCTGATGTTTTAAACGATGATAGGTTTATTGAAATACATCCGGATTTTATATTTGCATTGCATAATATTCCTTGTCAGCCGCTCCATTCTATTATTACACTTAACGATAATTTTTCTTCTACTGTCCAGAGTGTATCTATCCATTTAAAAGGTAAAGAGTCGCATTCTGCTGAGCCCGAGCATGGAGTGAATCCGGCATTGTGCATTGCTGAGCTTATACAAAAATTTGATAAATTAAATATTAATGATCCTGCTAAAGAAGATTTCAGGCTATGTGTGCCAATTTATTCCAAGATGGGAGTGAAGTCCTATGGTATTTCTGCAGGTTTTGGCGAGATACATTACACGTTAAGAACCAAAAGTATAGAGAAAATGGAAAGGCTAAAGCAGGACCTGGACGGCATTCTATTGGAAGTTTGTTCAAAATACAAATTACCTCAAACAGTAAAATGGTTCGATTATTTTCCTGCCGTAGTTAATGACGGGTACTGTAACCAAGTTATTATGGATACGGCAAAAGCCTGTAATTATGAAGTAATAGAGAAAAGCTCAGCTTTTAAATTTGGAGAAGATTTTGGCTGGTTTTCTGAAAAATACAAGGCAGCGATGTTTGGCATAGGAGCCGGATTAGAATCCCCGGCCCTGCATCAAGCTAATTATGACTTCCCTGATGAAATCATAGAGACGGGTATGACTATGTTCAATGGAATAATTAAAAGGGTATTAACGCAATAA
- a CDS encoding cystathionine gamma-synthase family protein: MKNRKQGTNAVWGGQSKLFYQGATQVPIVNSVTFGYDNVDDWFDVAIGKKEGYIYSRNTNPTVAVFEEKVRVLENAEAATSFSTGMAAISNTLSTFLSKEDRVVSIKDTYGGTSIIFLEFLPKNGIEVSLCETTNHEEIEAEVQKGCKILYLETPTNPTLKILDLKRLIKSAHEVGALVIVDNTFATPINQHPLELGADLVLHSATKYLGGHSDAMGGVVCGNKDLIQQIFHYREINGASLHANTAYMLLRGIQTLELRVLRQNENAFKLAEHLEKHKKVEQVFYPGLASHPGHKIASGQMTGFGGVLAFSVKGDFDKVKAFLNSLELAHLAASLGSVSTLIGPPKVTSHVETTVEERKQLGIPENLIRCAMGIENIEDIIADFDQALLKI; the protein is encoded by the coding sequence ATGAAAAATAGAAAACAAGGAACAAATGCGGTATGGGGAGGACAAAGCAAATTATTTTATCAAGGAGCAACCCAGGTTCCTATCGTAAACAGTGTAACATTTGGATATGACAATGTAGATGATTGGTTTGACGTGGCCATTGGGAAAAAAGAAGGATACATCTATAGTAGAAACACCAATCCAACTGTAGCAGTTTTCGAAGAAAAAGTAAGAGTTCTTGAAAATGCCGAAGCAGCTACCAGCTTTTCAACGGGAATGGCCGCAATAAGTAATACCTTGTCAACTTTTTTATCAAAAGAAGATAGAGTTGTTTCTATCAAAGACACGTATGGTGGTACAAGTATTATATTTTTAGAATTTCTTCCTAAAAATGGAATTGAGGTAAGCCTTTGTGAGACCACAAATCATGAAGAAATTGAAGCCGAAGTACAAAAGGGCTGTAAAATACTTTACTTGGAAACTCCTACTAATCCAACCTTAAAAATACTGGATTTAAAAAGACTCATTAAATCGGCACACGAAGTAGGGGCATTGGTTATTGTAGACAATACATTCGCTACTCCTATCAACCAACATCCTCTGGAGCTTGGCGCTGATCTGGTTTTGCACAGCGCTACAAAATATCTGGGAGGTCATTCAGATGCAATGGGAGGAGTAGTCTGCGGTAATAAGGATTTAATACAACAAATATTCCATTACCGGGAAATCAACGGAGCCAGCTTGCATGCAAATACGGCCTATATGTTATTGAGGGGCATTCAAACGTTGGAATTAAGAGTTTTGCGGCAAAATGAAAATGCCTTTAAGCTGGCAGAACATCTGGAAAAACATAAAAAAGTTGAACAGGTCTTTTATCCAGGACTGGCATCACATCCCGGACACAAAATCGCATCGGGGCAAATGACAGGGTTTGGAGGAGTATTGGCGTTTTCTGTTAAAGGAGATTTCGACAAGGTAAAAGCATTTCTGAATAGTCTGGAACTGGCTCATTTAGCCGCAAGTCTGGGTTCAGTAAGCACCTTGATCGGTCCTCCAAAAGTAACAAGTCATGTTGAAACTACAGTTGAAGAACGAAAACAGTTGGGTATTCCTGAAAACTTAATACGCTGTGCGATGGGGATAGAAAATATTGAAGATATTATTGCTGATTTTGATCAAGCACTTTTAAAAATCTAA